The genomic segment TCGTCGAAGACGAGCAGGCCGTAGCGGTTGCCGAGCGTCTCGGCGTGAATCGCCGCGGAGTCGTAGGTCGAGACCAGGATGGGCGTGCGGTCTTTCGAGCCGCCGCCCAAGAGCCCCACCTCGGCGTCGGGAAAGGCCGCCCGCAGGTGCGCGTACCACTGGTGCATGAGGTCCAGGGTCGGCACCAGGATCAGCGTACTCCGGGGCGTCGCCTGCATGGCGAGCTGCGCCAGGTAGGTCTTGCCCGCGCCGGTGGGCAAGACGACCACGCCGCGCCGGCCCGCCCCCGTCCAGGCCTCAAGCGCCTCCCTTTGATGGGCAAAGGCCTCGAGCTCCACGGCGGGTCTCAGGACAAAGGCCTCAAAGCCCCTGGCCTTGTCGGCGACCGCTACGCCCTCGGCCTTGACGGCCTCCAAAAAGCCCCGGTAGTGCAAGGCGGGGATGCGGAACTTCTCGATGCGGTCGTCCCAGGTGGCGAAGTCGATCCAGCGCTTGCCCCCGGGCGGCGGGTGGACGATGAGGGTGCCCCGGTCGAAGGTCAGCTTGCTGGCACGTGTCACGCCATGAGGCTACCACTTGAGGCCGCTACGGCCTGTCGGGCAAAGGCGCTATGGTTTTGATGAAAATGCTTTTGAAAAGCGCGCCGTAATGAGGTCACAGCCCATCTGGATCGAGCCTGAGATAAGCATAGACGAGCGGGTTCGAATCGAGGAAGAGGCGCCCAGGAAACAAGAGGCCTTGGGTGATCGCAGTGTAGAGGGCGCCGTTCTCAACGACGTCGGCATCATCCAGAACGGGCTCGAGCGCTGCCAGGAGGCGCTTTCGCGTTTACCGCCAAGGCGGTAGACTGGGGTATGAAGCTCTTTACCGCCGCAGGGATGCGCAGGGCGGATCAGGCCGCCGCCGACGCCGGGATCCTGCTGCTGCTGCTCATGGAAAGCGCGGCCAGGGCCGTGGCCGCGGCCGCCCTGCGCCACTACCCGGACGCCCGGTGCCTGCTCGTCTTAGCCGGCCGGGGCAACAACGGCGGCGACGCCTACGGCGCGGCGCGGCACCTGCTCCTGGCGGGGCGGCAGGTGAGCGTGCTCGAGCTCGCCGAGGGCCAAGACGCGCTGGGCTCTAGCGAGGCCAGGGCGATGCGCGCCGCCTGGCTGGCCTATCCCGAGGGGCGGACCGGAAGGCTCGAGCCCGCCAGCCTGGGTGGCCATCTGGACAGGGCCGACCTCGTCATCGACGGGCTCTTTGGCAGCGGCATGACGCGGGCCCTGGGAGGTGAGCTGGCCGAGATCGTCGCCCTGGTGAACGAGAGCCCGGTGGACGTCTTCAGCATCGACCTGCCGAGCGGCCTCGGTAGCGACGGCGGAGGGGTCATGGGGCCGCACATCCGGGCCTCGCGGACCCTCCAGCTCGCCGGACCCAAGCTCGCCAGCGTCTTCTACCCGGCGCGTGAAGCCTTTGGGCGCTGGGAGGTCGCCGGCATCGGGATTCCCGCCGCCGTCCTCGAGCAGCACGCCGCGATCATGCTCTTGGGCCGCGACACGGTGCGGGGCTGGCTGCCCACGCGCGAACAGGACAGCCACAAGTACCGGGTGGGCACCGTCCTGGTGGTGGCGGGCTCGAGGCGCTACGGCGGCGCCGCCAAGCTGACCAGCCAGGCCGCGCTCCGGGCTGGGGCGGGCCTCGTCACCCTGGCCTCGACCGCGCGCGGTGAAGGAGCCTGGGATGAGCTCATCGTCGAGGGCCTGGAGGCCTGGAACGACGAGGCGGTGGCGCGGATTCTGGGGCTCGCCGAGAGTCGCCGGCAAGGGCTGGTCCTCGGCCCCGGCCTGGCCGACGAGGCGGGGCCCTTCGTCGCGCCGCTGCTGGAGCGTGCCGACGTCCCCACCGTGCTCGACGCCGGCGCGCTGCGGGGTGACGAGGCCTGGTGGGAGGCGGTGAGGCGTCACGGCCGCTGCGTGCTCACGCCCCATACCGGCGAGGCGGCGCCGCTCCTGGGGCGCTCTGCCGAGGAGATTCGGGCCGAGCCCTTGGCGGCGGCGCGGGACCTGGCCGAAAAGGCCGGGGCGGTGGTGGTGATGAAGGGCCGGACGACGGTCATCGCCGCCCCGGACGGCCGCATCGCCGTGAGCACAAGGGGGCATCCCGGCATGGCGACGGGCGGCTCGGGCGACGTGCTGGCCGGTCTCCTGGGCGCCTGGCTCGAGCAAAACAGGCTCTTTGAGC from the Deinococcota bacterium genome contains:
- a CDS encoding NAD(P)H-hydrate dehydratase, with translation MKLFTAAGMRRADQAAADAGILLLLLMESAARAVAAAALRHYPDARCLLVLAGRGNNGGDAYGAARHLLLAGRQVSVLELAEGQDALGSSEARAMRAAWLAYPEGRTGRLEPASLGGHLDRADLVIDGLFGSGMTRALGGELAEIVALVNESPVDVFSIDLPSGLGSDGGGVMGPHIRASRTLQLAGPKLASVFYPAREAFGRWEVAGIGIPAAVLEQHAAIMLLGRDTVRGWLPTREQDSHKYRVGTVLVVAGSRRYGGAAKLTSQAALRAGAGLVTLASTARGEGAWDELIVEGLEAWNDEAVARILGLAESRRQGLVLGPGLADEAGPFVAPLLERADVPTVLDAGALRGDEAWWEAVRRHGRCVLTPHTGEAAPLLGRSAEEIRAEPLAAARDLAEKAGAVVVMKGRTTVIAAPDGRIAVSTRGHPGMATGGSGDVLAGLLGAWLEQNRLFERACAAVFVHGLAGELAAEAYGDGLIASDLSQHFPRAWQAVKGA